CATGTATATCAATTAGAGTTTCACTTATATTTTTAAGTGCAGAAATCAAAACAGCTTTTCCATTAACTTTTGCAATATTTTTACCTGATTTAAAGGTTTCCCGACTTACAATTACATAGTCTTCATATCCTATATCCATATTTTTTAGTTCTGACTCTGTTTTGTCATTTTCCATGGTAAACACTGCTTCTACATATGTACTCTTTTCTCCTGTTCTTATAAAACCTCTGCTTGATTTGCCACCAAGAACATAATTTATAGCATCAATTAATATAGATTTACCTGCACCGGTTTCACCAAACAAGACATTAAATCCTTTTTCAAAATTAATAGTAACCTCTTCTATAAGAGCAAAATTTTTAATATTAAGTTGAAGAAGCATAAGACTCTCTCCTATTCATCAATCATCTTTTTCAATCTTTGAACTATTGTAAACGCTATTTCCTCGGTTCTAGATAGTATAAAGATAGTATTATCACCTGCTATTGATCCTGCTATTCCATCTAAATTTAATGAATCTATGGCCTCTGCTGCTGCATTTGCCGAACCTGATATAGTTTTTACTACAACAAAGTTATTTACCCTGTCAACATTTAATACTGTTTGCGAAAAAATTGTGACTAATTTATTCGACAAAAAACTTTCTGTTGGAGAAATAGTTGCATATTTATATCTGCCTTTTGAGGATAGGACTTTTATAAGCTTCAATTCTTTTATATCCCTAGATACAGTAGCTTGTGTAACTTCCATTCCACTTTTTCTTAGTTCTTCTGCTAATTCTTCTTGTGTTTCAATATCTTTTGAATTTATAATTTCTAAAATTTTTGTATGTCTTGATACCTTCAATATTTATCACCTTCGCATTCTTCAGTTCTAAGTATTATTTTTTTCCTAAGCACATCAAAATAGTCATAATCATTTAATTTTAAAAGCTTACACTTATAATTAAGTTCTGAAATTTCAATAAAAGAAACTCCCTTTACATCTACAGGCGCTCTTCCATCTACAGTTATATATACATCTTCATTGGCATCTATACCTGATATTGTTATATTACTTTTACCATTAAGTATTATAGAGCCTCTGTGAAGGCCTTGAGGACAAATAGGTGTAATAGATACAACATCTAAGTTAGGATAAATAATTGGACCACCTGCTGATAAGTTATGCGCCGTAGATCCTGTGGGAGTAGATATAATTATTCCATCTGATTTAAATCCCATATAAAATTTATCATCAACGTCTATGTTATATTTTAGTATTTTTGCCATATTGCCTTTATATAAAACAACTTCATTCAAAGAATAAAATATTTTTTTGCTGTGTCCTTTTATAAACGAACACTTGATCATTGTTCTATCTTGCAAAAAATATTTTCCCTTGAGTATTTTTTGTATTGCAATTTTGAAATCTTTAAACTCTATAGCTGATAAAAAACCCAAATGGCCTATATTCACTCCAAATATAGGAATATTGCATGAAACTAAATTTCTTGCAGCATTTAAAATAGTGCCATCTCCTCCAAATACAATAAAGAAATCCGGCTTCATTCTACATGCTTCTTCAAAATAATTTATTTCATCATAAAATTCGACTTTGATATTGCTATTTTCTTCTTTTATGACTTTTTCTACATATTCTCTTATTTTACCATCATGGTCTTTACAGGAATTAATATTAACACCTATACTTTTCATTTAAATCTCCCCTAATCAAGCTTGCTGTGTGCATTATTAACTACACACTCTACGCTATCATAATCTACTTTTACATCTTTTTTAGAGAAATAGACTAGATATTCTATGTTACCTTCTGGTCCTTTGATTGGTGAATACGTAATTCCTAATATTGATAAATTCATTTCCTTTAAAAAATCAACTATGTTACTTATTACTTCAATATGAGTTTCTGGCTCTCTTACAACGCCCCTTTTACCAACCTTTTCTCTTCCTGCCTCAAACTGTGGTTTTATTAAGGCTGCAATCTCTCCAGTATCCTTTAATAAATTTAATACTACAGGAATTACTTTCTTTAGTGATATAAAAGAAACATCTATACTAGCAAAGTCCCCATACTCTCCTATATCTTCTGGAGTAACATACCTTACATTTGTTCTTTCCATACATACAACTCTCGGATCAGTTCTTAACTTCCAAGCAAATTGACCATATCCTACATCTATAGCAAACACCTTACTAGCACCATTTTGCAGCATGCAATCTGTAAATCCCCCAGTAGATGCCCCTATATCAAAACACACTTTATTTTTTAATTTTAAATCAAAAGATTTCATTGCTCTTTCAAGTTTATATCCGCCACGACTTACGTATGGCATTTTTTCTCCTCTAAACTCAAT
The Clostridium felsineum DSM 794 DNA segment above includes these coding regions:
- a CDS encoding NAD(+)/NADH kinase, encoding MKSIGVNINSCKDHDGKIREYVEKVIKEENSNIKVEFYDEINYFEEACRMKPDFFIVFGGDGTILNAARNLVSCNIPIFGVNIGHLGFLSAIEFKDFKIAIQKILKGKYFLQDRTMIKCSFIKGHSKKIFYSLNEVVLYKGNMAKILKYNIDVDDKFYMGFKSDGIIISTPTGSTAHNLSAGGPIIYPNLDVVSITPICPQGLHRGSIILNGKSNITISGIDANEDVYITVDGRAPVDVKGVSFIEISELNYKCKLLKLNDYDYFDVLRKKIILRTEECEGDKY
- a CDS encoding TlyA family RNA methyltransferase — protein: MSEKKERLDVLLVEKGIFESRERAKSSIMAGEVYVDGLRVDKCGQKVKVLSNIEFRGEKMPYVSRGGYKLERAMKSFDLKLKNKVCFDIGASTGGFTDCMLQNGASKVFAIDVGYGQFAWKLRTDPRVVCMERTNVRYVTPEDIGEYGDFASIDVSFISLKKVIPVVLNLLKDTGEIAALIKPQFEAGREKVGKRGVVREPETHIEVISNIVDFLKEMNLSILGITYSPIKGPEGNIEYLVYFSKKDVKVDYDSVECVVNNAHSKLD
- a CDS encoding arginine repressor, whose amino-acid sequence is MKVSRHTKILEIINSKDIETQEELAEELRKSGMEVTQATVSRDIKELKLIKVLSSKGRYKYATISPTESFLSNKLVTIFSQTVLNVDRVNNFVVVKTISGSANAAAEAIDSLNLDGIAGSIAGDNTIFILSRTEEIAFTIVQRLKKMIDE